In a genomic window of Pseudomonas oryzihabitans:
- a CDS encoding HAD family hydrolase, with the protein MKTTTPIRAILFDKDGTLIDYHQSWGPTNRRAAKLAAAGDVDLAQRLLGVGGMDAASGLTQADSLFAAGNTREIAEAWIAAGSPFELEALIQALDTLFQGVASEAVPVTDLRVFFERLAARGLAIGIASSDSEAAIRLMLRTFGLEELVSYVAGYDSGYGWKPEAGMLLGFAKALGIPPAQIAVVGDNLHDMAMATAGGAGLRVGVLSGTGRRETLAPVADLCLPSIAALDLDQLVALP; encoded by the coding sequence ATGAAAACGACCACGCCCATCAGAGCCATCCTGTTCGATAAGGACGGGACCTTGATCGACTACCACCAGTCCTGGGGACCGACCAATCGCCGGGCGGCAAAGCTCGCGGCTGCGGGCGATGTCGATCTTGCGCAGCGTCTGCTGGGGGTGGGCGGGATGGATGCTGCCAGTGGGCTCACCCAGGCCGATAGCCTGTTCGCCGCCGGTAATACCCGGGAAATTGCCGAAGCCTGGATCGCCGCCGGCAGTCCTTTCGAGCTGGAGGCCTTGATCCAAGCGCTGGATACCCTGTTCCAGGGCGTCGCCAGCGAGGCGGTGCCGGTCACCGACCTGCGGGTCTTCTTCGAACGGCTGGCAGCGCGGGGCCTGGCCATCGGTATCGCCAGTAGCGACAGCGAGGCGGCCATTCGGCTCATGCTGCGTACCTTCGGCCTGGAGGAACTGGTCAGCTACGTGGCGGGTTATGACAGCGGCTACGGCTGGAAACCCGAAGCGGGCATGCTGCTGGGCTTCGCCAAGGCGCTGGGCATCCCGCCCGCGCAAATCGCCGTGGTGGGTGACAATCTGCACGACATGGCCATGGCCACCGCGGGCGGCGCTGGGTTGCGGGTCGGGGTGCTCAGCGGCACCGGGCGGCGCGAGACCCTGGCGCCTGTCGCCGACCTTTGCCTGCCCAGCATCGCGGCATTGGATCTGGACCAACTCGTAGCGCTGCCCTAG
- a CDS encoding ABC transporter permease subunit — MSSVDIPERASATRLPMKRVGEDRLVRWTLTGVVLAGLLLFLVMPIATILIRSTETPTGTGLANFTNAFASARFWGLIGNSVGMAGLTTVLVIVLAYGYAYGLQRTLVKGKGFLRLVALMPLFAPSLVQGQGLILLFGRNGAINRYLGLDINIYGFHGIVTANLFYAFPYAFLILSAALAIADARPYESARVMGASHWRTFRTVTLPPTLYGLAAACFVCFTLVLTDFGNAMLIGGDFNVLATEMYNQVIGQAQFALGAVIGVVLLIPAMIAKILEKRITRRQTSLIAPQSRPLEPRPDRARDLGFGLYLYGFAAIMLSIVGIVVVTSFVTLWPYNLTPTFKHYAFDFADGITPLWNSILIATLTATLGVIMAGLGAIVVTKFPGPTTPLLSLLAILPSAVPGMVLGLGYVLMLNNPVNPLHVLYGTLLSMVILNVYYNHSQAFLITNTSLTQVGKSYDEASRMLGAGVLRTLRKVTLPILWPTLLGVWVFYFMRAMVSLSALIFLITPSTQIASVAVLQLSDRGAMNQAAAFSVCIMATVGACLLIVRLILLLAGAKDVKLIR, encoded by the coding sequence ATGAGTAGTGTCGATATCCCCGAGCGCGCCAGTGCGACCCGACTGCCCATGAAGCGTGTCGGCGAGGACCGGCTGGTACGCTGGACGCTGACCGGGGTGGTGCTGGCCGGTCTGCTGCTGTTCCTGGTGATGCCGATCGCCACCATCCTGATCCGCAGCACCGAAACCCCGACCGGAACGGGCCTGGCCAACTTCACCAATGCCTTCGCCAGCGCCCGCTTCTGGGGCCTGATCGGCAACAGCGTCGGCATGGCCGGGCTCACCACGGTGCTGGTGATCGTCCTGGCCTATGGCTACGCCTACGGCCTGCAGCGCACCCTGGTCAAGGGCAAGGGCTTCCTGCGGCTGGTCGCCCTGATGCCGCTGTTCGCTCCCTCGCTGGTACAGGGCCAGGGGCTGATCCTGCTGTTCGGCCGCAATGGCGCCATCAACCGCTATCTGGGCCTGGACATCAACATCTATGGCTTCCACGGCATCGTCACCGCCAACCTCTTCTACGCCTTTCCCTACGCCTTCCTGATCCTTTCGGCGGCCCTGGCCATCGCCGATGCGCGACCCTACGAGAGCGCCCGGGTGATGGGCGCCAGCCACTGGCGGACCTTCCGCACCGTCACCCTGCCACCGACGCTCTACGGCCTGGCCGCCGCCTGCTTCGTCTGCTTCACCCTGGTGCTCACCGACTTTGGCAACGCCATGCTGATCGGCGGCGACTTCAACGTGCTGGCCACCGAGATGTACAACCAGGTGATCGGCCAGGCGCAATTCGCCCTGGGGGCGGTGATCGGGGTGGTGCTCCTGATCCCGGCGATGATCGCCAAGATCCTCGAGAAACGCATCACCCGGCGACAGACCTCGCTGATCGCACCCCAGTCACGGCCGCTGGAACCGCGTCCGGACCGCGCTCGTGACCTGGGCTTCGGGCTGTACCTCTATGGCTTCGCAGCCATCATGCTGAGCATCGTCGGCATCGTGGTGGTGACCAGCTTCGTCACCCTCTGGCCCTACAACCTGACGCCGACCTTCAAGCACTACGCCTTCGACTTCGCCGATGGCATCACCCCGCTGTGGAACAGCATCCTGATCGCCACCCTGACCGCCACCCTGGGTGTGATCATGGCCGGGCTGGGCGCCATCGTGGTCACCAAGTTCCCCGGCCCGACCACGCCGCTGCTGTCGCTGCTGGCCATCCTGCCCTCGGCGGTGCCGGGCATGGTGCTGGGCCTGGGCTACGTGCTGATGCTCAACAACCCGGTCAATCCGCTGCACGTGCTCTACGGCACCCTGCTGTCGATGGTGATCCTCAACGTCTACTACAACCACAGCCAGGCGTTCCTGATCACCAACACCAGCCTGACCCAGGTGGGCAAGAGCTACGACGAAGCCTCGCGGATGCTCGGTGCCGGGGTGTTGCGCACCCTGCGCAAGGTCACCCTGCCGATTCTCTGGCCGACGCTGTTGGGGGTGTGGGTGTTCTACTTCATGCGCGCCATGGTCTCGCTGTCGGCACTGATCTTCCTGATCACGCCATCCACCCAGATCGCCTCGGTGGCGGTGCTGCAACTGTCCGACCGGGGCGCCATGAACCAGGCGGCGGCTTTCTCCGTGTGCATCATGGCCACGGTGGGTGCCTGCCTGCTGATCGTCCGATTGATCCTGCTGCTCGCCGGCGCCAAAGACGTGAAACTGATCCGATGA
- a CDS encoding ABC transporter ATP-binding protein has translation MKLTISGVTKRFDSVTALDNVSLEIPSGKFVCFLGPSGCGKTTLLRIIAGLDEASDGRIEIDGKDVLSTTAKERNFGIVFQSYSLFPTLTAAQNVAYGLECRNWKKAEMAERVAAMLKMVHLDAHAGKLPHQLSGGQQQRIALARAIAPRPSLLLLDEPLSALDAKVREELRTEIKAVQEKLGITTIMVTHDQEEALAMADLVVLMRNGRIEQVGTPDELYDRPRTTFVAEFIGRMNFLDVETDDQGRSWLGQAPLRLRDAGPQGGSRVCLRPEHVELGTAERTGENVVAGRVTDISYLGNLTRVTMQPATGGSPVVAELHGRRAPVRLDDPISMHLPMLSLRRLS, from the coding sequence ATGAAACTGACCATCAGCGGTGTGACCAAGCGCTTCGATAGCGTGACGGCTCTGGATAACGTCTCCCTGGAGATTCCCTCGGGCAAGTTCGTCTGCTTCCTCGGCCCGTCCGGCTGTGGCAAGACCACCTTGCTGCGGATCATCGCCGGCCTCGACGAGGCCAGCGATGGCCGCATCGAGATCGACGGGAAAGACGTGCTCAGCACCACCGCCAAGGAGCGCAACTTCGGCATCGTCTTCCAATCCTATTCGCTGTTCCCGACCCTGACGGCGGCGCAAAACGTCGCCTATGGCCTGGAATGCCGCAACTGGAAGAAGGCGGAAATGGCCGAGCGGGTCGCCGCCATGCTCAAGATGGTGCACCTGGACGCCCATGCCGGAAAGCTGCCGCACCAGCTCTCCGGCGGTCAGCAACAGCGCATCGCCCTGGCACGGGCGATCGCGCCGCGGCCTTCGCTGCTGCTGCTCGACGAACCGCTGTCGGCCCTGGACGCCAAGGTGCGCGAGGAATTGCGCACCGAGATCAAGGCCGTGCAGGAAAAGCTCGGCATCACCACCATCATGGTGACCCACGACCAGGAAGAAGCCCTGGCCATGGCCGACCTGGTGGTGCTGATGCGCAATGGACGCATCGAGCAGGTTGGCACGCCGGACGAACTCTATGACCGGCCCCGTACGACCTTCGTCGCGGAATTCATCGGCCGCATGAATTTCCTCGACGTCGAAACCGATGACCAAGGCCGCAGCTGGCTAGGCCAGGCACCCCTGCGCCTGCGCGATGCCGGGCCCCAGGGCGGTTCGCGTGTCTGCCTGCGCCCAGAGCATGTCGAACTGGGTACGGCGGAGCGCACCGGCGAGAACGTCGTGGCGGGCCGCGTCACCGACATCTCCTACCTGGGCAATCTCACCCGAGTGACCATGCAACCGGCCACCGGCGGTTCCCCCGTGGTGGCCGAACTGCACGGCCGCCGCGCGCCGGTCCGGCTGGACGATCCCATCTCCATGCACCTGCCGATGCTGTCCCTGCGGAGGCTGTCATGA
- a CDS encoding ABC transporter substrate-binding protein, giving the protein MRCFGILRRTTLSLALLTFAGSALAETITVYTAYEEDEAAAFLAEAKKAMPDLDIQMLRLSTGDLVARILSEQANPRHDVIWGMAASSMVDPRISATLEPYQPKGIDAVPKQFRDPKGKWFAVTGYMAAFCVNNERLKQKGLPMPTSWKDLTAPAFKGEVVMPNPASSGTGYVQIASLLQMMGPEKGWTFLDALDKNVAQYIKSGSRPCNVASSGEYTVGLSFDLRAIKNIAEGYPITMVIPSEGAGNELETNGLVAASKHQEAAKRFLDWTVSPAAANAYYKWKAIVTIPGGEMPKNFRDAGLPADVSKVLYPVDFAKASADRAETIATWQKKYER; this is encoded by the coding sequence ATGCGTTGCTTCGGAATCTTGCGTCGTACCACCCTGTCCCTGGCCCTGCTGACCTTCGCTGGCTCTGCGTTGGCCGAAACCATCACGGTATACACCGCCTACGAGGAAGACGAGGCCGCAGCCTTCCTGGCCGAGGCGAAAAAGGCGATGCCGGATCTGGATATCCAGATGCTCCGACTGTCCACGGGTGATCTGGTGGCCCGTATCCTTTCCGAGCAGGCCAATCCCCGGCATGACGTGATCTGGGGCATGGCGGCGTCCTCCATGGTCGATCCGCGTATCTCTGCCACCTTGGAGCCCTACCAGCCCAAGGGCATCGATGCGGTACCCAAGCAGTTCCGTGATCCGAAGGGCAAGTGGTTCGCCGTGACCGGCTACATGGCCGCCTTCTGCGTCAACAACGAGCGCCTCAAGCAGAAAGGGCTGCCGATGCCCACCTCCTGGAAGGACCTGACCGCCCCCGCGTTCAAGGGCGAGGTGGTGATGCCCAACCCGGCCAGCTCGGGGACCGGCTACGTGCAGATCGCCTCGTTGCTACAGATGATGGGCCCGGAAAAGGGCTGGACCTTCCTCGACGCGCTGGACAAGAACGTCGCCCAATACATCAAGTCCGGCTCGCGGCCGTGCAACGTGGCCTCGTCCGGTGAATACACCGTCGGCCTGTCCTTCGACCTGCGCGCCATCAAGAACATCGCCGAAGGCTATCCGATCACCATGGTGATTCCGTCGGAAGGCGCCGGTAACGAGCTGGAGACCAACGGCCTGGTCGCGGCCTCCAAGCATCAGGAAGCCGCCAAGCGCTTCCTGGACTGGACCGTCAGCCCGGCGGCGGCCAACGCCTACTACAAGTGGAAGGCCATCGTGACCATCCCGGGTGGCGAGATGCCGAAGAACTTCCGCGATGCGGGATTGCCGGCCGATGTGTCCAAGGTGCTCTATCCGGTGGACTTCGCCAAGGCAAGTGCTGATCGTGCCGAGACCATCGCGACCTGGCAGAAGAAGTACGAGCGGTAA
- a CDS encoding DeoR/GlpR family DNA-binding transcription regulator: MSSSSPLPSQSEQPELGKKGRRQQALLQLLEATSYVSVEQIAERFQITTQTARRDIADLAAQGRVTRHHGGVALALGIDVVTYRQRRIERVEAKRRIAQEVVALIPDGASVYLDCGTTCEAIADVLVQRSGLKIVTCNLRAASLLAERTDFTIAVPGGFVRNADGSVFGEGAADFLRRFRFDLAIISVSGIEMDGRMADDDHQEVALARTAIALSRTVLLAVDSFKFGRSGLVELGNLRDVSLLVTEAAPPAELIPVIAEGKVRVQVCR; encoded by the coding sequence ATGAGTTCGTCATCCCCTCTCCCCTCTCAGTCCGAGCAGCCCGAGCTGGGCAAGAAAGGACGGCGTCAGCAGGCGTTGCTGCAGCTTCTCGAAGCGACCAGCTATGTCTCCGTCGAACAGATCGCGGAACGCTTCCAGATCACCACCCAGACCGCCCGGCGCGACATCGCCGATCTCGCTGCCCAGGGGCGCGTGACGCGGCATCATGGGGGGGTTGCGCTGGCGCTGGGCATCGATGTCGTCACCTATCGGCAACGGCGGATCGAGCGGGTGGAGGCCAAGCGCAGGATCGCGCAGGAGGTGGTGGCTCTGATTCCGGATGGGGCCTCGGTGTACCTGGATTGCGGCACGACCTGCGAGGCCATCGCCGACGTCCTGGTGCAGCGCTCGGGACTGAAGATAGTGACCTGCAACCTGCGGGCGGCCTCGTTGCTGGCGGAACGCACGGATTTCACCATCGCCGTGCCGGGTGGCTTCGTCCGTAATGCCGACGGCAGCGTCTTCGGTGAGGGCGCGGCGGATTTCTTGCGGCGCTTTCGCTTCGACCTGGCGATCATCTCGGTCAGCGGCATCGAGATGGATGGCCGCATGGCCGACGACGACCACCAGGAAGTGGCCCTGGCGCGTACCGCCATCGCACTGTCGCGGACGGTGCTGCTGGCGGTCGACAGTTTCAAGTTCGGCCGCAGCGGCCTGGTCGAGTTGGGCAATCTGCGTGACGTGTCGCTGCTGGTCACCGAGGCCGCGCCACCGGCCGAACTGATACCGGTCATTGCCGAAGGCAAGGTCCGGGTACAGGTCTGCCGTTAG
- a CDS encoding transglutaminase family protein produces MNQVRYRIQHDTHYRYEAPVSLSQQLLHLLPRDCAWQRCLSRQLAILPAPTQRQDAIDAFGNPLTRLAFERPHDELYVGTDLEVEVDSRAGLRLEDSPAWEQVRDGLRYPAATVALDVHHFRFESPAVPIDRIFARFAADCFPAGRPLLLGCRALMEKIHREFRFDATATQVATPLREVLEHRHGVCQDFAHLMLACLRGLGLVARYVSGYLLTRPPPGKPRLIGADASHAWVSVHCPVLGWVDFDPTNDVLPDLEHITLAWGRDFTDVSPLRGVILGGGSHDPAVEVTVTPL; encoded by the coding sequence ATGAATCAGGTTCGCTATCGCATCCAGCACGACACCCATTACCGCTACGAGGCCCCGGTGTCGCTGTCGCAGCAATTGCTGCACCTGTTGCCGCGCGACTGCGCCTGGCAACGTTGCCTGTCCCGGCAACTGGCCATCCTGCCCGCGCCGACCCAGCGCCAGGACGCCATCGATGCCTTCGGCAATCCCCTGACGCGGCTGGCCTTCGAGCGTCCGCACGACGAACTCTACGTAGGTACCGACCTGGAGGTGGAGGTGGATTCCCGCGCCGGGCTACGGCTGGAGGACTCGCCCGCCTGGGAACAGGTGCGCGACGGCCTGCGCTATCCGGCCGCCACCGTGGCCCTGGACGTCCACCACTTCCGCTTCGAGTCGCCGGCGGTGCCCATCGACCGGATCTTCGCCCGCTTCGCCGCGGACTGCTTCCCCGCGGGCCGACCGCTGCTGCTGGGCTGCCGGGCGCTGATGGAGAAGATCCATCGCGAATTCCGCTTCGACGCCACCGCTACCCAGGTGGCGACACCGCTGCGCGAGGTGCTGGAGCACCGCCACGGTGTCTGCCAGGACTTCGCCCATCTGATGCTGGCCTGCCTGCGCGGCCTGGGGCTGGTGGCCCGCTACGTCAGCGGCTACCTGTTGACCCGGCCGCCGCCCGGCAAGCCGCGGCTGATCGGCGCCGATGCGTCCCATGCCTGGGTCAGCGTGCACTGCCCGGTGCTCGGATGGGTCGACTTCGATCCCACCAACGATGTCCTGCCGGATCTCGAACACATCACCCTGGCTTGGGGGCGCGATTTCACCGATGTCTCGCCCCTGCGTGGAGTGATCCTCGGCGGCGGCAGCCATGATCCGGCGGTGGAGGTGACGGTAACACCCCTGTAG
- a CDS encoding circularly permuted type 2 ATP-grasp protein, with product MHPTPPRAALEAAGSFNELWDPRGGVRPTWRRFYGHLAGLRPAQLDQRQALIARQIQENGVTYNVYADPKGSDRPWALDLLPQLISAEEWAPLAAGVAQRARLLNRVLGDLYGEQRLLREGLLPPELVFGHNNFLWACQGLRPPGDTWLHVYAVDLARAPDGRWWVLADRTQAPSGAGYALENRHIVARAFPELHRDLQVQSLNGYFQALQRTLSAGLDTGDEAPLAVLLTPGRYNETYFEHLYQARQLGFPLVEGQDLTVRNACLYLKTLSGLRRVHAVFRRLDDDFCDPLELRTDSALGVPGLLEAVRQGNVIMANALGSGLLESPGLLGFLPGVCQALLGETLTLPAVATWWCGETPVREEALARLGELVIKPAYPSQRFEPVFGKALDAGERAALRERIEARPHAYVAQERIQLSRAPVWQGGSLQSRAIGMRVYAVASEGGYWVMPGGLTRVAHEGAEVVSMQRGGSSKDTWVLGGGRSATEVPSARVLGVRDLVRKDPFLPSRTAENLFWYGRYSERCEDAARLLRIVLSRYLDADDQGPAVQAAIELAMALELLPEEGTLAEQLHAALGPGEFPSGLGANLQRLHWAAAQVRGRLSPENWRAIREVEREARGLGQVGSEPGEALQSLNRLVMALAAVAGFTFDDMTHDESWRFLMIGRRIERVQFLAGSMAHFLEGGATWDAAGLEWLLELGNSIITYRSRYQAAPQLIPVLDLLMLHEHNPYSIRFQVHALINAVEHLERYHGLARDPALNDAYDRLRRFDLGTLESTLFGDVGRVEVQQGLARLLRQIADASGQLSERVIYRCFAHVDAVSQRTVSM from the coding sequence ATGCACCCAACCCCCCCACGTGCCGCCCTCGAGGCGGCCGGCAGCTTCAACGAACTCTGGGACCCCCGCGGTGGCGTGCGTCCGACCTGGCGGCGCTTCTACGGCCACCTGGCCGGTCTGCGCCCGGCACAGCTCGACCAGCGCCAGGCGCTGATCGCCCGGCAGATCCAGGAAAACGGCGTGACCTACAACGTCTACGCCGATCCCAAGGGCAGCGATCGGCCCTGGGCCCTGGACCTGCTGCCGCAGCTGATCTCGGCGGAGGAGTGGGCGCCGCTGGCCGCCGGGGTGGCGCAACGGGCGCGGCTGTTGAACCGGGTGCTGGGTGATCTCTATGGCGAGCAGCGCCTGCTGCGCGAGGGCCTGCTGCCGCCCGAACTGGTGTTCGGCCACAACAACTTTCTCTGGGCCTGCCAGGGCCTGCGGCCGCCGGGCGATACCTGGCTGCACGTCTACGCAGTGGACCTGGCGCGGGCGCCGGATGGTCGCTGGTGGGTACTGGCGGACCGTACCCAGGCGCCCTCCGGTGCCGGCTACGCCTTGGAAAACCGGCATATCGTGGCGCGGGCCTTTCCCGAGTTGCACCGCGACCTGCAGGTGCAGTCGCTGAACGGTTATTTCCAGGCGTTGCAACGCACCCTGAGCGCCGGGCTGGATACCGGCGACGAGGCGCCCCTGGCGGTGCTGCTCACCCCCGGCCGCTACAACGAGACCTATTTCGAGCACCTCTACCAGGCGCGGCAGCTGGGCTTCCCCCTGGTGGAAGGCCAGGACCTCACGGTGCGCAACGCCTGCCTCTATCTGAAGACCCTGAGCGGCCTGCGACGTGTCCATGCGGTGTTCCGCCGCTTGGACGACGACTTCTGCGATCCGCTGGAGCTACGCACCGATTCGGCCCTGGGCGTGCCCGGTCTGCTGGAGGCGGTGCGCCAGGGCAACGTCATCATGGCCAACGCCCTGGGCAGCGGCCTGCTGGAGTCGCCCGGTCTGCTGGGTTTCCTGCCGGGAGTGTGCCAGGCGCTGCTGGGCGAAACCCTGACACTGCCCGCCGTCGCCACCTGGTGGTGCGGCGAGACGCCGGTGCGGGAGGAGGCCCTGGCGCGGCTGGGCGAACTGGTGATCAAGCCGGCCTATCCTTCCCAGCGCTTCGAGCCGGTGTTCGGCAAGGCACTGGATGCCGGGGAGCGTGCTGCCCTGCGCGAGCGCATCGAGGCGCGACCCCATGCCTATGTCGCCCAGGAGCGCATCCAGCTGTCCCGGGCGCCGGTCTGGCAGGGCGGCAGCCTGCAATCGCGGGCCATCGGCATGCGCGTCTATGCGGTGGCCAGCGAAGGCGGCTACTGGGTGATGCCCGGTGGCCTGACCCGGGTCGCCCACGAAGGCGCCGAGGTGGTTTCCATGCAGCGCGGCGGTTCGAGCAAGGACACTTGGGTGCTGGGTGGCGGTCGCAGCGCGACCGAGGTGCCGAGCGCCCGGGTCCTGGGCGTACGCGATCTGGTACGCAAGGATCCCTTCCTGCCCTCACGCACTGCCGAGAATCTGTTCTGGTACGGTCGCTACAGCGAGCGCTGCGAGGATGCCGCGCGGCTGCTACGCATCGTGCTCAGTCGCTACCTGGATGCCGACGACCAGGGCCCGGCGGTGCAGGCCGCCATCGAACTGGCCATGGCCCTGGAACTGCTGCCGGAAGAGGGCACCCTCGCCGAACAGCTGCACGCGGCGCTCGGCCCGGGCGAGTTTCCCAGCGGCCTGGGGGCCAACCTGCAACGCCTGCATTGGGCCGCGGCCCAGGTCCGCGGGCGGCTGTCACCGGAAAACTGGCGCGCCATCCGCGAGGTGGAGCGCGAGGCCCGCGGCCTGGGCCAGGTGGGCAGCGAGCCGGGCGAGGCACTGCAAAGCCTCAACCGCCTGGTGATGGCGCTGGCGGCGGTGGCCGGCTTCACCTTCGACGACATGACCCACGACGAGAGCTGGCGCTTCCTGATGATCGGCCGGCGTATCGAGCGGGTGCAATTCCTCGCCGGCAGCATGGCGCATTTCCTCGAAGGCGGCGCCACCTGGGATGCGGCCGGGCTGGAATGGCTGCTGGAACTGGGCAACAGCATCATCACCTACCGCTCCCGCTACCAGGCGGCGCCCCAACTGATCCCGGTGCTGGACCTGCTGATGCTGCACGAGCACAACCCCTATTCGATCCGCTTCCAGGTGCATGCGCTGATCAATGCCGTGGAGCATCTGGAGCGCTATCACGGCCTGGCGCGCGACCCGGCGTTGAACGATGCCTATGATCGCCTGCGCCGTTTCGACCTCGGCACCCTGGAAAGCACCCTGTTCGGCGACGTCGGCCGGGTCGAGGTGCAGCAGGGCCTGGCGCGCCTGCTGCGGCAGATCGCCGATGCCAGCGGTCAGCTGTCCGAGCGGGTCATCTATCGCTGCTTCGCCCATGTCGACGCCGTGAGCCAGCGAACGGTATCCATGTGA
- a CDS encoding zinc-binding metallopeptidase family protein, with amino-acid sequence MRNFLGSYSSNRLQRNALRALPVQRKVANCTCGQSIFFPNSECLACGNALGYAPDQGTPTALQPVDGGLWQLPETSSSLYRRCANLDTPAACNWLVPADAGSEFCLACQLNNTIPDLSFEGNGERWRKLELAKRQLVAQLLGLGLQVIPQSVDAERGLAFDFLAPDATGTPTTGHANGLITLNILEADDAHREKVRADMHEPYRTLLGHFRHEVGHYYFDRLVTGTDWEEPFRALFGDERADYGQALERHYQQGAPADWESQYVSAYATMHPWEDWAETWAHYLHMMDTLATAANLGMNATTTQLDFQPFTREALYEAEDRSDDEFLGFANAWIELAAMLNELSRSMGQPDFYPFALPAPVIAKLHFIHKVIHSAQPSVLEQGLATDQTAAGATLGATV; translated from the coding sequence ATGCGTAATTTTCTTGGAAGCTACAGTTCGAACCGTTTGCAGCGCAACGCCTTACGGGCTCTGCCCGTCCAACGCAAGGTCGCCAACTGCACCTGCGGCCAGTCCATCTTCTTTCCCAACAGCGAATGCCTGGCCTGTGGCAATGCCCTGGGCTATGCCCCGGATCAGGGCACGCCGACCGCCCTGCAGCCCGTCGACGGCGGCCTCTGGCAATTGCCGGAGACCTCGAGCAGCCTCTACCGGCGCTGCGCCAACCTGGATACCCCAGCGGCCTGCAACTGGCTGGTACCGGCCGATGCGGGCAGCGAATTTTGCCTGGCCTGCCAACTCAACAACACCATCCCGGATCTGTCCTTCGAAGGCAATGGCGAGCGCTGGCGCAAGCTGGAGCTGGCCAAGCGCCAACTGGTCGCCCAGTTGCTGGGCCTGGGCCTGCAGGTGATCCCGCAGAGCGTGGATGCCGAGCGTGGACTCGCCTTCGACTTTCTCGCGCCCGATGCCACCGGTACGCCGACCACCGGTCACGCCAACGGCCTCATCACCCTGAATATCCTCGAAGCGGACGACGCCCACCGGGAAAAGGTGCGGGCCGACATGCACGAGCCCTATCGCACCCTGCTCGGTCACTTCCGTCATGAGGTCGGTCATTACTACTTCGATCGCCTGGTCACGGGCACCGATTGGGAAGAACCCTTCCGCGCCCTGTTCGGCGACGAGCGCGCCGACTACGGCCAGGCTCTGGAGCGCCACTATCAGCAAGGCGCGCCGGCGGATTGGGAAAGCCAGTACGTCAGCGCCTACGCCACCATGCACCCCTGGGAGGACTGGGCGGAGACCTGGGCCCACTACCTGCACATGATGGATACCCTGGCCACCGCCGCCAACCTCGGCATGAATGCCACCACCACCCAGCTGGATTTCCAGCCGTTCACCCGCGAGGCGCTGTACGAGGCCGAAGACCGCAGCGACGATGAATTCCTCGGTTTCGCCAACGCCTGGATCGAACTGGCGGCCATGCTCAACGAGCTGTCGCGCAGCATGGGGCAACCGGATTTCTATCCCTTCGCGCTACCGGCGCCGGTGATCGCCAAGCTGCACTTCATCCACAAGGTCATCCATTCGGCGCAACCCAGCGTGCTGGAACAGGGACTGGCGACCGACCAGACCGCCGCTGGGGCAACGCTCGGGGCAACCGTCTGA
- a CDS encoding diacylglycerol kinase, whose protein sequence is MELSVISPYKGKTGLRRVINATGYSLAGLRTAFRQEAAFRSLVALNVVLLPIAFWLDVSRGERALLVAVCLLSLVVELFNAAIEAVVDRISLDWHELSKNAKDLGSAAQFVAMFIIAAVWGIVLLG, encoded by the coding sequence ATGGAGCTCTCGGTGATTTCTCCCTACAAAGGCAAGACCGGTCTACGCCGGGTCATCAACGCGACGGGCTATTCCCTCGCGGGCTTGCGCACGGCCTTCCGCCAGGAAGCGGCATTTCGTTCCCTGGTGGCACTCAATGTGGTGTTGCTGCCCATCGCCTTCTGGCTGGATGTGAGCCGCGGCGAGCGGGCCCTGCTGGTGGCGGTCTGTCTGCTGTCGCTGGTGGTCGAGCTGTTCAACGCCGCCATCGAGGCGGTGGTCGACCGCATCTCCCTGGACTGGCACGAACTGTCGAAGAACGCCAAGGATCTTGGCAGCGCCGCGCAGTTCGTGGCCATGTTCATCATCGCCGCGGTCTGGGGAATCGTCCTGCTCGGCTGA